One window from the genome of Metabacillus flavus encodes:
- a CDS encoding ATP-binding cassette domain-containing protein: MIQIKEVTKQFKDRKTYVTALKHVSFDVKKGEVVGLLGENGAGKTTLLRSIATLITPTDGSISVAGFDTVKKSFDVKKRIGVLFGGETGLYDRLTAKENLEYFAALYGMSKHETKVRIDELAVMFGMKDYLDRKVGGFSKGMRQKVAIARTLIHDPDIILFDEPTTGLDITSSNIFRQLIHQLKSKGKTIVFSSHIMEEVQMLCDSVVMIHKGEVVYKGNLERLYQEEASKDLNYIFMSKLVRGKSHVS; this comes from the coding sequence ATGATTCAGATAAAAGAAGTAACAAAGCAATTTAAAGATCGAAAAACATACGTAACGGCACTCAAGCATGTTTCATTCGACGTGAAAAAGGGAGAAGTGGTCGGGCTGCTCGGTGAAAACGGAGCCGGCAAAACAACCCTTCTCCGCTCAATTGCAACCCTTATTACACCTACAGACGGATCAATCAGCGTAGCCGGGTTCGATACCGTCAAAAAATCCTTTGATGTAAAAAAACGGATCGGTGTGCTCTTTGGAGGAGAAACCGGCTTGTACGATAGGCTGACGGCCAAAGAAAATCTCGAGTATTTCGCTGCTCTTTACGGAATGAGCAAGCATGAAACAAAGGTACGGATTGATGAGCTTGCCGTGATGTTCGGGATGAAGGATTACCTAGACCGCAAAGTCGGCGGCTTTTCGAAGGGGATGCGCCAAAAGGTCGCGATTGCAAGAACACTTATTCATGATCCGGACATCATCCTGTTTGATGAACCGACAACCGGACTTGATATCACGTCGTCGAACATCTTCCGCCAGCTGATTCACCAGCTGAAGTCAAAGGGGAAAACGATTGTCTTTTCAAGCCACATCATGGAAGAGGTTCAGATGCTTTGCGATTCCGTTGTCATGATTCATAAAGGAGAAGTCGTTTACAAGGGGAATCTAGAGCGCCTTTATCAAGAGGAAGCAAGCAAGGATTTGAACTACATTTTCATGTCAAAATTAGTAAGGGGGAAAAGCCATGTTTC
- a CDS encoding LytR/AlgR family response regulator transcription factor: MIKVGLVDDRMIDLDKLKGIVSKMDEIKIFFATQSAEEAYEYVKREEVDLLIADIEMPELSGYELADIIHTHALSIAVIFVTATSGYAVHAFELNVHDYIMKPYTKDRLEKSIQRYIEKTHSSEIAGRLFLKQKSEIHIVQKKEIIFIERTGRSTTIYTKSGQVKTYQTLNELEGELRERDFIRSHRSFIINIHFVKNFSIYTKTTYMVSFEGIEEKAMITKEQIDFIQSHYF, from the coding sequence ATGATCAAAGTAGGATTAGTAGATGACCGGATGATAGATCTGGATAAACTGAAGGGCATTGTGTCCAAAATGGATGAAATCAAGATCTTTTTTGCGACCCAATCTGCAGAAGAAGCGTATGAGTATGTAAAAAGGGAAGAAGTGGATCTGCTGATTGCCGACATTGAAATGCCAGAGCTGTCAGGCTATGAGCTTGCCGATATCATCCATACCCATGCCCTCAGTATTGCGGTTATTTTTGTAACAGCGACTAGCGGCTACGCCGTGCATGCATTTGAACTGAATGTGCATGATTACATTATGAAGCCGTATACGAAAGACAGGCTGGAAAAATCGATTCAGCGCTACATAGAAAAAACCCACTCCTCTGAAATTGCGGGAAGACTGTTTTTAAAGCAAAAATCAGAGATTCATATTGTTCAAAAGAAAGAGATTATTTTTATCGAACGGACGGGCCGGTCTACAACCATTTATACAAAGTCCGGCCAGGTCAAAACGTATCAGACGCTGAATGAACTGGAAGGGGAGCTGAGGGAACGGGATTTTATCCGCTCTCACCGTTCATTTATTATCAACATTCATTTTGTGAAAAACTTTTCGATTTATACGAAAACGACGTATATGGTTTCCTTTGAGGGAATTGAAGAAAAAGCGATGATTACAAAAGAGCAGATTGATTTTATTCAATCTCATTACTTTTAA
- a CDS encoding sensor histidine kinase, which produces MKGMIYAASAGIGVYFLILMIDVLPLWAAAIAAVVFIYAGVKHWFRNIVYVQQSMNGTLTGIQLLLAISAWQAPIPVRCLLFLVFSGLEYVRFLIGKQSKATDRKMTQLLDAQNTVNETFRVVRSQRHDYMKHISAVHYLLEKGRYSEAKEYMNGLVRTYEETNISIKGEDGVAAGILHDVYRRADSLGIQIAYEFDLPISTLPMHPVDLVGLLGNMLSNAIEACEESIREGQKDPMLTVRFEKRSGVYLLVCRNSSVQPPNEVLDVLFEKSGRSTKGQEGLGTKVIADTVKQYGGFLDFTYKEHIFTLKLKFPSIGRS; this is translated from the coding sequence ATGAAAGGAATGATTTACGCGGCGTCCGCGGGAATCGGAGTTTATTTTTTGATTTTGATGATAGATGTCCTGCCTTTATGGGCGGCTGCCATAGCTGCGGTTGTTTTTATTTACGCAGGAGTTAAGCATTGGTTCAGGAATATCGTGTATGTCCAGCAATCTATGAATGGAACGCTGACTGGCATTCAGCTGCTGCTTGCGATCAGTGCTTGGCAGGCTCCTATTCCGGTTCGCTGCCTGCTTTTCCTTGTATTTTCCGGATTGGAATATGTCCGCTTTTTAATAGGAAAACAGTCAAAGGCAACAGACCGGAAAATGACTCAGCTTCTCGATGCACAGAATACGGTCAACGAAACCTTCCGGGTGGTCCGAAGCCAGCGGCATGACTACATGAAGCATATTTCAGCCGTCCACTATCTATTGGAAAAGGGGAGGTATAGCGAAGCGAAGGAGTATATGAACGGCCTTGTCCGCACCTATGAAGAGACGAATATCTCTATAAAAGGCGAGGACGGGGTAGCGGCGGGAATTCTGCATGATGTCTACCGGCGAGCAGACAGTCTCGGAATTCAGATCGCTTATGAATTCGATTTGCCGATCTCCACCTTGCCTATGCACCCGGTTGACCTGGTCGGTTTGCTTGGAAACATGCTCTCCAACGCAATCGAGGCTTGCGAGGAATCGATTCGTGAGGGGCAGAAAGATCCGATGCTGACCGTCCGATTTGAGAAAAGAAGCGGGGTTTATCTCCTTGTTTGCCGGAACTCAAGTGTTCAGCCTCCAAACGAGGTGCTGGATGTTCTTTTTGAAAAATCAGGCCGCTCCACAAAAGGACAGGAAGGCCTTGGTACAAAAGTGATAGCAGATACAGTCAAACAATACGGCGGCTTTCTCGATTTTACATACAAGGAACACATTTTTACGCTGAAGCTGAAATTTCCTTCGATAGGGAGGAGCTGA
- a CDS encoding serine hydrolase domain-containing protein → MENLDIAESMKEYHIAGAGIALIQDGRISRKAGFGVLERGQEERVTADTVFNACSISKFAAAMLALRLVGEDILALDEDVNIRLKSWRVPSNGFTQPVTLRLLLSHQSGIKDPGGSFMELDFSRSAPSIIEILEGTTPYCPEPVNIKYEPGTEFHYSDAGFCVLEQLIHDVTGVTYEELLKSKVLNPLGMDGSTLNVLGAHAAAGHDREGSLLEEKYPVYPYPAAAGLWSSAADLGKLFGELLDAMNARSKLGISQKLAEEMIRSQGCSPWTGLGVFVNGEEISSLGWGKGFQSMAVVYPRLGTGAIIMTNTDTGFHQRNGWIGETIERIL, encoded by the coding sequence ATGGAAAACCTTGATATTGCGGAAAGTATGAAGGAGTACCATATTGCGGGTGCCGGCATTGCCTTAATTCAGGACGGCCGAATCAGCCGGAAAGCAGGGTTTGGAGTGCTTGAAAGAGGGCAGGAGGAGAGAGTTACGGCTGATACCGTGTTCAATGCTTGTTCCATCAGCAAATTTGCTGCAGCGATGCTTGCCCTGCGACTAGTAGGTGAAGATATTCTTGCTTTGGATGAGGATGTGAATATAAGGCTGAAATCATGGAGAGTCCCGTCAAATGGTTTTACGCAGCCTGTAACGCTCCGTCTGCTTTTAAGCCACCAATCAGGCATAAAGGATCCAGGCGGAAGTTTTATGGAATTGGATTTTTCAAGGTCAGCTCCATCTATTATAGAGATTCTTGAGGGGACAACACCTTATTGCCCGGAGCCTGTAAACATCAAGTATGAACCTGGAACAGAGTTTCATTATTCAGATGCCGGATTTTGTGTGCTGGAGCAGTTGATTCATGATGTGACAGGTGTAACGTATGAGGAATTGCTAAAAAGCAAGGTGCTGAATCCACTCGGCATGGATGGCAGTACATTAAATGTTTTAGGTGCTCATGCGGCAGCGGGCCATGATCGAGAAGGCAGTTTACTGGAGGAAAAGTATCCGGTATATCCATACCCTGCAGCTGCAGGTTTATGGTCAAGCGCGGCTGATCTTGGAAAGCTTTTTGGTGAATTGCTTGATGCCATGAATGCAAGAAGCAAATTGGGTATATCCCAAAAACTTGCGGAAGAGATGATTCGTTCTCAGGGCTGTTCACCGTGGACGGGATTAGGGGTTTTTGTAAACGGAGAGGAAATTTCCTCGCTTGGCTGGGGCAAAGGGTTTCAAAGTATGGCGGTCGTTTATCCCCGCCTTGGCACTGGGGCAATCATCATGACGAACACGGATACGGGTTTCCATCAAAGGAATGGGTGGATTGGGGAGACTATAGAACGTATTCTCTAG
- a CDS encoding MSMEG_1061 family FMN-dependent PPOX-type flavoprotein, translating into MKQFQNIIESAEQLDEIWGKPGKLASSKVIDHLDHHCINFLSLSPFALIGTSNSNGECDVSPRGDHPGFILILNEKQLVIPERPGNKRLDSIRNLLENHHASLLCLIPGLDESLRITGKASVIRDQDILEQMQARGKTPIAGIAIEVEECFIHCGKALKRSHLWDSDEWPAEELPKVNEILADHAKCKEFDAESVAAALEESYKRRLY; encoded by the coding sequence ATGAAACAATTCCAAAACATCATAGAATCAGCGGAACAGCTGGATGAGATATGGGGAAAACCGGGTAAGCTCGCTTCAAGCAAGGTCATTGACCACTTAGATCACCACTGTATAAACTTTCTATCTCTCTCCCCATTTGCATTGATCGGTACTTCCAATTCTAATGGAGAATGTGATGTTTCTCCCCGGGGAGACCATCCCGGTTTTATACTGATATTGAATGAAAAGCAGCTTGTCATACCAGAGCGTCCAGGAAACAAACGATTGGACTCCATTCGCAATCTATTAGAAAATCATCATGCAAGTCTGTTATGTCTGATTCCTGGTTTAGATGAGTCGCTTAGAATAACGGGGAAAGCTTCTGTCATCAGAGACCAGGATATTCTGGAGCAAATGCAGGCAAGAGGGAAAACTCCGATTGCAGGAATTGCAATAGAAGTAGAGGAGTGCTTTATTCACTGCGGAAAGGCACTGAAGCGATCACATCTTTGGGATAGCGATGAATGGCCGGCAGAAGAATTGCCTAAAGTAAATGAAATATTGGCGGATCATGCGAAATGTAAGGAATTTGATGCTGAAAGTGTGGCTGCTGCTCTGGAAGAAAGCTACAAGAGGAGATTATATTAG
- a CDS encoding peptidoglycan-binding domain-containing protein, producing MKRGDTGDLVKDVQRKLIAAGYTLTADEIFGASTEAAVLAFQKKNNLTADGIIGSQTYAALSKFKPPSASYPLPTGVSRDGSSGEPVKQIQRALQKLGLYSGSIDGQYGPHTAAAVRRFQSRYTSLADDGVYGPSTRTYMLNALK from the coding sequence GTGAAAAGAGGCGACACAGGAGATCTGGTTAAAGATGTCCAGAGAAAATTGATTGCCGCTGGATACACCTTGACAGCGGACGAAATTTTCGGAGCAAGTACCGAAGCTGCGGTACTTGCTTTTCAAAAGAAAAACAACCTTACCGCTGACGGCATCATCGGCAGTCAGACATATGCCGCACTAAGCAAATTCAAGCCGCCCTCTGCCAGTTACCCACTGCCTACAGGAGTATCCAGAGACGGATCATCAGGCGAGCCCGTTAAACAAATTCAGCGCGCCCTGCAAAAACTCGGTCTCTACAGCGGTTCCATCGACGGACAATATGGTCCGCATACAGCCGCTGCCGTACGCCGTTTTCAAAGCCGGTATACTTCTCTGGCAGATGACGGTGTGTACGGACCGAGTACTCGAACTTACATGCTTAATGCATTGAAATAA
- the nagA gene encoding N-acetylglucosamine-6-phosphate deacetylase, whose product MLAITHATVYAEFETFRPGYVLVKEGKVAEVGPMEKFQMHSGYIELKLSQTIELIPGMIDMHIHGAGGADAMDSEEEALAAMANQLVQEGTTAFLPTTMTSDTQSIEKALSNLAVCMSRPPKGAEILGVHVEGPFLSPKRAGAQLPTHFLTPDIPLFEQWQEKAGGAIKLVTMAPELEGGLELADYLTNKGVIPSIGHSDALFSEGESAADHGVRQATHLFNGMRGLHHREAGTAGFALLDPRIKCEIIADGVHVAPEMILLAYRLKGPEGMIMVTDSMRAKGLENGVYDLGGQDVYVKDGKAELENGSLAGSVLKMNEAVQNMKKFTGCSMEDIVQMASVNPAKQLNIFDRKGSIKPGKDADLTALSKDGDVVLTICRGKIAYQKGGWA is encoded by the coding sequence ATGCTTGCAATCACTCACGCAACGGTTTATGCAGAGTTTGAAACATTCCGGCCGGGATATGTACTTGTTAAAGAGGGGAAAGTGGCAGAAGTCGGGCCGATGGAAAAATTTCAAATGCATTCAGGTTATATTGAGCTGAAACTTAGCCAAACAATTGAACTAATTCCTGGGATGATCGATATGCACATTCATGGAGCTGGCGGGGCTGATGCGATGGATTCAGAAGAGGAAGCACTTGCAGCGATGGCCAACCAGCTTGTTCAAGAAGGAACTACGGCCTTTTTGCCAACAACCATGACTTCCGATACTCAATCAATTGAAAAAGCACTTTCCAATCTAGCTGTCTGCATGTCTAGACCTCCTAAAGGTGCGGAAATTCTCGGGGTCCATGTAGAAGGGCCTTTTTTATCTCCAAAGCGGGCAGGAGCGCAGCTGCCGACTCATTTCTTAACGCCGGACATCCCTCTTTTTGAACAATGGCAGGAAAAAGCAGGCGGTGCGATTAAATTAGTTACGATGGCTCCAGAACTGGAAGGCGGCTTGGAACTGGCCGATTATTTGACCAACAAAGGAGTTATTCCATCCATCGGGCATTCAGATGCGCTATTTTCTGAAGGAGAAAGTGCGGCAGATCACGGGGTACGCCAGGCAACCCATTTATTCAATGGAATGAGGGGACTGCACCATAGGGAAGCAGGAACAGCGGGTTTTGCGCTGCTGGATCCGCGAATCAAGTGCGAGATTATCGCTGACGGGGTTCACGTTGCGCCTGAAATGATCCTTCTCGCATACCGTCTGAAAGGTCCAGAAGGGATGATTATGGTTACGGATTCCATGAGAGCCAAGGGATTAGAAAATGGAGTGTACGATCTTGGCGGCCAGGACGTGTATGTGAAAGACGGAAAAGCAGAGCTTGAGAACGGATCCCTTGCAGGCAGTGTTTTGAAAATGAATGAAGCGGTGCAGAACATGAAGAAATTCACAGGCTGCTCTATGGAGGATATTGTGCAAATGGCATCTGTGAATCCCGCAAAGCAGCTGAATATTTTTGACCGGAAAGGCAGCATTAAGCCCGGAAAGGATGCAGATTTGACGGCTTTATCAAAGGATGGAGATGTGGTGCTGACGATTTGCAGGGGGAAAATCGCATATCAAAAAGGGGGATGGGCATGA
- the nagB gene encoding glucosamine-6-phosphate deaminase, which yields MGMKLIAAADYQDMSQKAASIFLKQMEQKKQSVLGLATGGTVKGVYSELVDVFIEGEISFAEAASFNLDEYFGMKKEDPNSYFSYMQEQFFSKTDFALERNHIPDGTAADPMEECSRYDRLIEQAGGVDLQLLGIGENGHIGFNEPGTPFEIGTHLVRLTESTRQANARYFETMAQVPKEAITMGIGTIMKSRKIVLLASGVKKAGAIEQLWYGEVTEDFPASVLKQHPDATIIADKEALSGIRMDGKGELHQ from the coding sequence ATGGGCATGAAATTAATAGCAGCAGCGGATTATCAGGATATGAGTCAAAAAGCAGCCAGTATTTTTCTAAAGCAGATGGAACAAAAAAAGCAGTCGGTCCTTGGCCTGGCGACGGGAGGAACGGTTAAAGGGGTTTATTCTGAACTGGTTGATGTATTCATCGAAGGGGAAATCTCTTTTGCTGAAGCGGCTTCCTTTAATCTGGATGAATACTTTGGAATGAAAAAAGAGGATCCGAACAGCTACTTCAGCTACATGCAGGAACAATTTTTCAGTAAAACGGATTTTGCTTTAGAAAGAAATCATATTCCGGATGGAACAGCCGCTGATCCTATGGAGGAGTGCAGCAGATATGATCGTTTGATTGAGCAAGCTGGCGGGGTGGACCTGCAGCTCCTTGGCATCGGAGAAAATGGCCATATCGGGTTTAACGAGCCCGGTACGCCTTTTGAGATTGGTACCCATCTCGTCCGGCTGACGGAATCAACGAGACAGGCGAATGCAAGGTATTTCGAAACGATGGCACAGGTACCAAAAGAAGCCATCACAATGGGAATTGGCACCATCATGAAAAGCCGCAAGATCGTTCTCCTTGCTTCCGGAGTGAAAAAAGCGGGAGCGATCGAGCAGCTATGGTACGGAGAAGTGACAGAGGATTTCCCGGCATCCGTGCTGAAACAGCATCCTGATGCTACCATAATTGCAGATAAAGAGGCACTCTCTGGTATTCGTATGGATGGGAAGGGGGAGCTTCATCAATGA
- the phnF gene encoding phosphonate metabolism transcriptional regulator PhnF — MIKKDSPVPIYYQVEENIKEKINSGEWKSGEAIPSERQFCEQYSISRMTVRQAISNLVSEGILERKRGRGTFVSAPKLNQELTGITSFTEQMAEQGRKPETKVISFEQTASSKQAAKELGLTQDEEMYKVKRIRLADGEAMAYETLYMPVHLFPDMTKKHAEGSIYQYIENHCSMPIQYGKQELEAAEAGKKAAEALKLAEGAPVLKIQRTSFSADHQPVEYTKTIYRGDRYKYVMELERRQGGQ; from the coding sequence ATGATAAAAAAAGATTCCCCGGTTCCGATCTATTATCAGGTGGAAGAGAATATTAAAGAAAAAATTAATTCGGGTGAGTGGAAAAGCGGAGAAGCGATCCCTTCTGAGAGACAATTTTGCGAGCAGTATTCGATTAGCCGGATGACGGTCAGGCAGGCAATCAGCAACCTGGTTAGTGAAGGCATTTTGGAGCGGAAAAGAGGGCGGGGAACCTTTGTTTCTGCTCCAAAGCTCAATCAGGAACTGACAGGAATTACGAGTTTTACGGAGCAAATGGCGGAGCAGGGAAGAAAACCGGAAACGAAGGTTATTAGCTTTGAGCAAACGGCATCCTCAAAGCAGGCTGCAAAAGAACTTGGCCTCACGCAGGATGAGGAGATGTACAAAGTGAAAAGGATTCGGCTGGCAGATGGGGAAGCGATGGCTTACGAAACTCTCTACATGCCGGTTCATCTCTTTCCAGACATGACGAAAAAGCATGCCGAGGGTTCCATTTATCAATACATTGAAAATCACTGCAGCATGCCGATCCAATATGGAAAGCAGGAGCTCGAAGCAGCGGAAGCAGGAAAAAAAGCCGCAGAGGCATTGAAACTTGCGGAAGGGGCTCCTGTTTTGAAAATACAGCGGACAAGCTTTTCGGCAGATCATCAGCCAGTTGAATATACAAAAACCATTTATCGCGGAGACCGCTATAAGTATGTAATGGAGCTTGAACGGAGGCAAGGGGGACAATAG
- a CDS encoding DUF4037 domain-containing protein: MELKDLAVKMAEIYKCNPKVDTIWLGGSVSRGWEDRYSDIELFLCWSEEPSDEDRLLPIQEVKGEIIDFHDYEDEEWSETYHAHGVKMELSHFLTRTVDSVIGDVIYRLSTDLEKQCLAAAVFNGKCLAGEDTFQRLIEKTAVYPESLKLAMITENLKLGSRWRNRDALVERQDWLLLHQIFVTVQRNVMSVLFALNETYVHHPGFKWQRQSLGEMNRKPALAAERMENVFLKDPKQGLVILEELLKDVYQLVKDECPALSIDPLIQANQSFTAKKTGKS; the protein is encoded by the coding sequence ATGGAGCTTAAGGATTTAGCTGTAAAAATGGCAGAGATATATAAATGCAATCCAAAAGTGGATACTATATGGCTTGGAGGATCTGTCTCCAGAGGCTGGGAGGATCGCTATTCCGATATTGAGCTTTTCCTATGCTGGAGTGAAGAACCAAGTGATGAAGACCGGCTTCTTCCTATTCAAGAGGTCAAGGGGGAAATCATAGATTTTCATGACTATGAAGACGAAGAATGGTCAGAAACCTACCACGCTCACGGTGTGAAAATGGAGCTCAGCCATTTTTTGACGAGGACCGTAGATTCAGTTATAGGAGATGTCATTTACCGTTTATCCACAGATCTTGAAAAACAGTGTCTGGCGGCAGCTGTTTTCAACGGGAAATGTCTTGCAGGGGAAGACACATTTCAGAGGCTAATAGAAAAAACAGCTGTCTATCCGGAATCCTTAAAGCTGGCGATGATAACAGAGAATCTAAAGCTTGGAAGCAGATGGAGAAACCGTGATGCCCTTGTGGAAAGACAGGATTGGCTCTTGCTCCATCAGATTTTTGTCACCGTACAGAGAAACGTGATGAGTGTGCTTTTTGCATTAAATGAAACCTATGTTCATCACCCGGGATTTAAATGGCAGAGGCAGTCTCTAGGCGAAATGAATAGGAAGCCAGCATTGGCAGCAGAGCGCATGGAAAATGTCTTTTTGAAGGATCCAAAGCAAGGTTTGGTTATTTTGGAGGAGCTGTTAAAGGATGTCTATCAATTGGTGAAGGATGAATGCCCTGCCCTCAGTATTGATCCTCTCATTCAAGCTAATCAATCGTTTACAGCAAAAAAAACAGGCAAATCATAA
- a CDS encoding RDD family protein — protein MEKNPAGFWIRLGANLIDGIIFAILGYFLVLLIGEGIGSNANSGIQFLYGLLLPIFWYGYTVGKRAVSIRIVRVNGSNVTFWTMLKRTLLSGILYSAPIGIGVIIALTMAWTELAQALASPMDANLEMSNSMMSAFAIFFGGMLLTLILLAASAIMVGVREDKRSLHDLIAGTYVTRNSPGEPVGTGVNVIKEA, from the coding sequence ATGGAAAAAAATCCTGCAGGCTTTTGGATTCGCTTAGGCGCAAATCTGATTGACGGAATTATTTTTGCAATTTTAGGTTATTTTTTGGTTTTACTAATTGGAGAAGGCATTGGCAGTAATGCTAACAGCGGAATTCAGTTCTTATACGGACTGCTGCTTCCGATATTCTGGTATGGATATACGGTAGGGAAAAGGGCCGTCAGCATTCGTATTGTAAGAGTGAACGGGTCGAACGTCACGTTTTGGACCATGCTCAAACGGACGCTGTTAAGCGGTATTCTCTATAGCGCTCCCATTGGAATCGGAGTTATTATTGCGTTAACAATGGCATGGACTGAGCTTGCACAAGCCTTAGCAAGCCCAATGGATGCGAATTTAGAAATGAGCAATTCAATGATGTCAGCTTTTGCCATTTTTTTCGGAGGAATGCTGCTTACTTTAATCTTGCTTGCAGCAAGTGCCATTATGGTAGGTGTGAGGGAAGATAAGCGCTCGCTTCATGATTTAATTGCCGGTACATATGTAACCCGGAATTCCCCAGGTGAACCGGTTGGCACTGGAGTAAATGTAATAAAAGAAGCATAA
- a CDS encoding threonine synthase: MQYSYMTRLFCPKCGRDYDPEQIHQLCTCGSPLLVDYDYEEIKKVWNKQSLAARPSNIWRYHELLPVRKEENAVTMGEGGTPILPVSKMGEKYGISQLFMKDEGLIPTGSFKARGAAVGLSKAKELGVKRFAMPTNGNAGAAWSLYAARAGLEANVVMPVDAPITTRKECAASGARLWLVNGLISDAGKMVGELVGKKGYYDASTLKEPYRIEGKKTMGLEIAEQFNWEVPDVILYPTGGGVGLIGIYKAMVELQKLGWISSEKLPRLVAVQADGCAPIVKAWEEGKQESEFWNNSQTGAFGINVPKAIGDFLVLDAIYQTKGCAVSVSEEAIQHAQLDVASKEGLFICPEGAAVFAAAQKLRQEQWIKEDDTVVLLNTGLGIKYADDLKAEAPVLEPGDSLL; the protein is encoded by the coding sequence ATGCAGTATAGCTATATGACCAGGCTTTTTTGCCCTAAATGCGGGAGGGATTATGATCCCGAGCAAATTCATCAATTGTGTACATGCGGCTCTCCGCTGCTGGTGGATTATGATTATGAGGAAATCAAAAAGGTATGGAATAAGCAAAGTTTAGCTGCAAGACCAAGCAATATATGGAGATACCACGAGCTTCTGCCAGTGCGCAAGGAAGAGAATGCCGTCACGATGGGCGAGGGTGGAACACCAATACTTCCCGTCTCGAAAATGGGCGAAAAATATGGAATATCACAGCTGTTTATGAAGGATGAAGGACTGATTCCGACTGGGTCCTTTAAAGCCAGGGGAGCGGCAGTTGGGCTCTCAAAAGCGAAAGAGCTTGGAGTGAAAAGATTTGCGATGCCAACGAATGGAAATGCAGGTGCAGCATGGTCGCTTTATGCCGCCAGGGCAGGCCTTGAAGCGAATGTAGTGATGCCGGTTGATGCTCCCATCACGACCCGAAAGGAATGTGCAGCCTCGGGAGCAAGATTGTGGCTGGTGAACGGGCTGATCAGCGATGCCGGAAAAATGGTGGGTGAGCTTGTGGGCAAAAAAGGGTACTACGATGCTTCCACCTTAAAGGAGCCTTACCGGATTGAAGGAAAGAAGACGATGGGCCTGGAGATCGCAGAGCAGTTTAATTGGGAAGTTCCGGATGTCATTCTTTATCCAACAGGCGGCGGAGTCGGACTGATTGGAATTTATAAAGCCATGGTCGAATTGCAAAAACTCGGCTGGATTTCGTCTGAAAAACTGCCCAGGCTGGTTGCTGTTCAGGCGGATGGGTGCGCCCCAATTGTGAAAGCATGGGAAGAAGGAAAACAGGAATCCGAATTCTGGAACAATTCCCAGACCGGGGCCTTTGGAATCAATGTTCCAAAAGCGATTGGAGATTTTCTCGTTCTTGATGCGATTTATCAGACGAAAGGCTGTGCTGTGTCTGTATCAGAGGAAGCCATTCAGCATGCACAGCTGGATGTTGCATCGAAGGAAGGCCTTTTTATTTGTCCTGAAGGGGCGGCCGTTTTTGCTGCTGCCCAGAAGCTGCGTCAGGAGCAATGGATAAAGGAAGATGACACGGTTGTCCTGCTTAACACAGGACTGGGTATTAAGTACGCTGATGATCTCAAGGCTGAGGCTCCCGTACTTGAACCGGGTGACTCCCTCTTATAA